A single Lolium perenne isolate Kyuss_39 chromosome 6, Kyuss_2.0, whole genome shotgun sequence DNA region contains:
- the LOC127308358 gene encoding beta-fructofuranosidase, insoluble isoenzyme 7-like → MARLRLAAVAFHLCLLLCPSSSLRRLYDEAGSTPRHDRSRTAYHFQPAKNWQNDPNGPMYHNGMYHFFYQYNLHGATWGNGNLSWGHSVSVDLINWTALDTALDPDSPFDANGCWSGSATILPDGHPAMLYTGIDAAGNQVQNFAFPKNASDPLLREWLKPDYNPVIPLPKDVVHDSFRDPSTAWRGRDGLWRVAVAAKVNVSMGSTLIYRSKDFRRWERNAVPLYESSAAGMVECPDLFPVAEPGAQNGLNCAPSNAAARHVLKLSVMANPQDYYVVGRYDDTLDTFEAAGADNDSRTWRRLDYGHVYASKSFFDARKNRRVLWGWANESDTEADYVARGWSGVQTVPRKIWLDSSGKQLLQWPIKEIETLRKKKVGLQGTKVNSGGVKEIIGVAGSQADVEVVFKIPTLEGAENIEPNELLDPQKLCGKKGASIRGGIGPFGLLVLASGDLQEHTSIFFSVFKHDGKFKVLMCTDLTRSTTRADVYKPSYGGFVDMDIEETKSISLRTLIDHSVVESFGGGGRACITARVYPEHVEMSNSHMYMFNNGTTMVKVSKVEAWEMATATMNVAHDG, encoded by the exons ATGGCCAGACTCCGTCTCGCCGCGGTCGCCTTCCACCTCTGCCTCCTGCTCTGTCCGTCGTCCTCCCTCCGTCGGCTCTACGACGAGGCGGGAAGCACGCCACGCCATGACAGGAGCAGGACCGCCTACCACTTCCAGCCCGCCAAGAACTGGCAGAACG ATCCGAATG GGCCGATGTACCACAACGGCATGTACCACTTCTTCTACCAGTACAACCTACACGGCGCCACCTGGGGCAACGGCAACCTCTCCTGGGGCCACTCCGTCTCCGTCGACCTCATCAACTGGACCGCCCTCGACACCGCCCTTGATCCTGACTCCCCGTTCGACGCAAACGGCTGCTGGTCGGGCTCCGCGACCATCCTCCCCGACGGCCACCCGGCCATGCTGTACACCGGCATCGACGCCGCTGGCAACCAGGTCCAGAACTTCGCCTTCCCCAAGAACGCATCTGACCCCCTCCTCCGCGAGTGGCTGAAGCCCGACTACAACCCCGTCATCCCGCTCCCCAAGGATGTAGTGCACGACAGCTTCCGTGACCCCTCCACGGCGTGGCGCGGCCGTGACGGCCTCTGGCGTGTGGCCGTTGCAGCCAAGGTCAACGTCTCTATGGGGTCCACGCTGATCTACCGGAGCAAGGACTTCCGGCGCTGGGAGCGGAATGCCGTGCCACTGTATGAGTCGAGCGCCGCCGGCATGGTGGAGTGCCCGGACCTGTTCCCGGTGGCGGAGCCTGGTGCACAGAACGGGCTCAACTGCGCGCCGTCGAACGCGGCGGCGAGGCACGTGCTAAAGCTGAGCGTGATGGCCAACCCCCAGGACTACTACGTGGTGGGGCGGTACGACGATACCTTGGACACCTTCGAGGCGGCCGGCGCCGACAACGACAGCCGGACCTGGCGCCGCCTCGACTATGGCCACGTGTACGCGTCCAAGTCCTTCTTCGACGCGCGCAAGAATCGACGCGTGCTTTGGGGCTGGGCCAACGAGTCTGACACCGAGGCTGACTACGTCGCCAGGGGTTGGTCTGGCGTCCAGACGGTCCCGAGGAAGATCTGGCTGGACAGCAGTGGGAAGCAGCTGCTGCAGTGGCCGATCAAGGAGATCGAGACGCTGAGGAAGAAGAAGGTCGGGTTGCAAGGAACGAAGGTTAACTCAGGCGGTGTGAAGGAGATCATTGGAGTCGCGGGCTCGCAGGCGGATGTGGAGGTCGTCTTCAAGATCCCGACCCTAGAGGGGGCCGAGAACATTGAGCCAAATGAGCTGTTGGACCCGCAAAAGCTATGCGGCAAGAAGGGTGCGTCAATACGGGGCGGCATCGGCCCATTCGGGCTGCTCGTCCTGGCCTCGGGCGATCTGCAGGAGCACACCTCCATCTTCTTTAGTGTGTTCAAGCATGATGGCAAGTTCAAGGTTCTCATGTGCACCGACCTCACAAG ATCGACTACGAGAGCCGACGTGTACAAGCCGTCGTACGGAGGGTTCGTGGACATGGACATCGAAGAGACCAAGAGCATATCGCTCAGAACATTG ATTGATCACTCGGTGGTGGAGAGCTTTGGCGGCGGGGGACGAGCGTGCATCACAGCACGGGTGTACCCGGAGCACGTGGAGATGAGCAACAGCCACATGTACATGTTCAACAATGGAACCACCATGGTGAAGGTGTCCAAGGTCGAGGCTTGGGAGATGGCTACAGCGACCATGAACGTCGCCCATGACGGGTGA